The Scleropages formosus chromosome 15, fSclFor1.1, whole genome shotgun sequence genomic sequence GTTGCGCTACCTGACTAAATATCCTGGACCACTtccattaaataaacaaaatatattatttaaaatctgCTCAATGACACCACTCAAACTAATAACATAATTTAACACGGATTTTTATGTACACAAGTATGTACAAAACAAGCTTACAAAGCTTACACATTTCTCCTGTAGCCTACAGCTGGCCAAACCCAAGGCCCATGCGAAGTGGACAAAGCAGAGCCCCCACCTCTGATGCAGACCTCAGTGTCAATTCTTAACACACGTTATCCGGATCTCGACTTAAACGGAAAAACGAGAAGGAATGGAGGTTGGGAGGTGGTTCGCAGTCGTACGGTAACTTGTAGAAGCAGAGCTGTGCAGATACAGCTGGGCGGGTCTGAGTACTGTGGTCAGCCCAAGTGGAGAGCGCAACCACAAGCTCGGCTGCCTTGTACACTTACCCACTACAGTGGGCTTGGAGACTAACCCCCCTCCCCGGTCTCCCTGCTGGGTGGGTATTTTCACCACACCGCAGCTAAAGATACTCGTCTGCGTTCGTCTGACAATGAGCGCGCCCTTCATTCCGCTTCATTTAAAACATACGATgtaaaaaatggcattttttttctgaatggaaaaataaggacgttttaaaaaatatatttcaggaGGAAGCAATTGGAGGCAAAGGAACGGCAACAGACAGAACAGTTTGTCTCTAACTGTTCGAAACAGTTTCTAAGCAGAAACTCTGCCAGGCGGCaagcatttgtttttcagtctaACAAAGGCTACGGGCTGGGGAGTGAgttgggggaggagggggctgGGCTTTCATCCAACCCCTTCTCGCCTGATTGGCCAGAAGGGGAGCCAATGAATAGTGATCATGGGCCCTGTGCAGAGTGGGCGGGGTCAGCTCCCAGCGCTGCAGCTTTGTGAAGGCAAGCAGCTCCACGTGACAGTAGCTgcagcccacctcctgctccccctcccccgctcgctccctctctccagcaCGGCCGCACTTCCAGCTGGTGGGACGTGCAGATTTGTTGTCGCTGCATGCCATTAGAACTGCAAGAGTTAACAGGGCTTAAGGGTTAGGGGAaggaaaaaatttttaaaaaataaagccgTCTGCCATTGCTCTCCGCCATtggaaatgcacagaaaaattTGCAGTTGTTTACACATTCCGACAGAATCCAGAGCTAAATATATGTGGGCGGGAAGCCCCTCTGACACAGTCAGTATTGGGAGGGGAGACCGTTATTTGAAACTCCCCGTCCTGTTAGACACTTTGCTGGGTAAGTCTATTATTCATCCTACTTTTTCGAACCTGAAGCGGATCCAGTTATCGTGCATGGGATAAGGAACAAGTGTGAAATATGAATGGGCCTTGAACGTCGCTGCATGTTAGTTCAGGAGCTGGAGTTGGGTGGGGAGGGGACTTGGAAGAAGAAGGGTATCCACTTCGAGCGTTGTGTGGAAAATGCCATCTTAAAAACAGAGTGTCAccacagaaacaacaaaaaggaACACCACATAAAACCACCATCAAAGAAGAATAAAAGAAGGCAGACACCATCTCCTCGTGCCAGTCTGTCCGCATGAGCCCCCCTCTGAACTGTGAAACCAGCCCTTTCTCCACCATGCaggcagttttttgttttggaggAGACGGGGGTTGCCATAGAAACCAAGAACTTCCTTCAGTGCAGGGCCACAGTCTCCAGTGTGAGAGGCTGACATGGCTGGTACGTGTGGGCTGCACACTCGCACCggcatgcatgcacgcacacaggCAGAAAATGACAATCACGTGTTCTGCCATAGTTAAAAAAGAGACAAGACAGAACGCAGAAGAACACTGAGTGACAGCATTCGCCTGCAGGTAGAGCTTGGGGCTTCTGGGAGCAGGCAGCCGCCGAAGATCTAGAAGAGGTAGAGTCAGTCTCATCTGGTGAGTGTACCTATCACAGTCAGCTCAAacccataaaaatacattttaatgctgcagaaatacatatcaaaaaactgttttataaaaataaagattgaTTTCATTCGAAAAAGGACTGAAGATGTTATGCAACTGATTCTTTCCTGGGAAAGGTTGCTTCTGTGGCTGCTTTTCTGGATAAAACACGTTTAAAAGTTCAGCTAGATGGCCTACAGTGATAATACTGTGGATTCGGGTTGTCTTTGCACGTTCAAGCTCAGTTCATATAAATTAGGAAAGATTGATCTCAACACAAAATGCACACTTTTCATCTACAGTAGGTGTATGTCAGGCATATCTCGCTCTTTTTATATAAATAGAGTAttctgtataaaaatataaatagactATTCTAACCAAATATTTTCATTCCCATCCCAAAAAATTAATtggaaactgtttttaaaagaacagaGTAAGGAGAGGGTAGCAGTCAGGTTCCCACCACAGTTCAAGACCCCACTAGGATCTCCATTATGTGGTCCAGATCATTAAGGTCCGTTAGACAGAGTTGCAGGGTGCTAGTAGAGGTGCAGCTAGGGAATGGCTTCAGACTGTCCTCCGGTCCAGTGGTGGTGCCAGTACCACGTGCCGGGGGCAGGGCCAACACAGAGAAATCAGAAGAGTCATACATGGAGGTGTCGATGTCCTCAAAGATGTCATCAAAAGCCAGATCTGTCAGGTAGCTGGTAGAGTTTGTGATCTCGAAGGATCCAAAGAGCGAGTCTGAAGACCTGGTGTCTACACTCAAATCCCCACCACATACTTCTTCGTCAGACAAAGATGAGGTGACACTCAGTTCATCACTATCaccacaccctggacaggtcAGAAGCCCCGTCACCTGAGAGCCCCCTATAAGCCCTGGCTCCTTCATGGCTATGGGCAGGCCAGGCCAGCAGCCTCCAGTTGGGCTACAAATGACACCACAGTCTGGGGGAATGGGCGGCATGTCAGGAGAATGCAGGGGCGTGGCAACGTGGGGTGGTGCAGGTGCCAGGATAGCCGGCGGGTCCCCACCTTCCCGCCGCAACTCCTCCTGGATGTGGCGCAGGGTGTTAGCCAGCAGTACAGAACGGTGcaggctgggctcagcccgcgTGTGGCAACCCTGCAATTTGTTCAGACACAGGTCCAGCACGAGCTGCCGCTGCTGTGGGTAGGGCAGGTCCGGCAGCGGACCCAGCCCCCCAGACGCCTCGTATTCGCTCATCTTGCGCTTTACTCCACGACCCAACATGTATCtggtgagagaaagagaggaaccTCTGTCACACACAAATGACTGGAACTGCAaacagagaatttaaaaattaaaaagaaaattgtccCATTTTACAGCCAGTTCCTCAACAGAAGTCACATTTAATCAAGTATATATACCTTATTGCcatgaaaacatgcagaaaacatttattcattacgtGTCATCTTCAGGTATGTACTGGCAAGTGGACCCACAGACCTTCTCTATCAGCAATGCCCCTCTGTTCAAAATGGTTTTAAACAGAAGATGTAAAAAGAATCACCCAAATTTCAAAAAATACCTATCGGgtcatttttctgcatttactgATATACACTGGCAATAAATAGTCCCTTTAATAGGTCACTTTGCACAGGGTGGACTATGTACATTTATCTTTCTATATATAATTTTCTCAAAGATGGCACTATATGTAAATAGATTATACAAGTTATAATACTGAATGACATCAAATTTCCTGACACAGTGGAGGTTATCAGCAAGCTCTGCTGAGTGAAACCTTGGTCTGAGGTGCTTTGTTAAGTCGAGCCGTAGCTCTTTGCTTGGCTATGCTGGTCACATGACACTGCGTCCCCCAGGTATTAGCTGCCACAGACCACTGCACAGGCCCATAAATCAGTCTCTCTGTGGCTTGCCCAGCTCCCTGTGCcaaagaagtaaaataaaatgcacctTCAAACGAGGGTTCGGGCCAACTTGTAACCTGCACTTTGGTCCTCCGGCCACAAGAGGTAGCCAATATGAGCCTGTGTCAACATCTTTTTGCATGAGCTGTAATTGTGAGTTTTGGACTTGTGTTGACACATCGGTAGCATACTTACTGTACATTGTACACTGTTGTCCGAATCCTGCAGTTTTCTGCAACATATTGAGGCAGCTACACACCGTGCAACACTGCATATTAGTGTAAGCAAAACCCTTATTAGGCCTGTGGTTAGCCCTTTCATTTTAACCTTATATGCTTACGCTATCCAATTCCTCACAGTGATTTCTGTTCCTAACAGCcaatgcatcatcatcatcacacatcatcgtctgaaaccgcttgtcccgtgcggggtcgcggcgagccggagccaatgcagacacaaacaaaatgagcaCAGTATTCCTTTGAATTTCATAtggcaaacacacaaaaacatgttatccacaatattaaaaaaaaatgttagctCTTTCTAGGGTTCTGTCCATCAAATATACTTGGGGTGAACGTTAAATGCAGGTGTGATGCTGGAGACAACTGTGGCCAGAACTGACAAGCACCGACTCTGGACATTACTGTGATTATGAAAATGGATCTGCAACTATAAAATTAAAGCGGAATCATACAGAAACCTTGCATGTACACCATGGCTTACTGAGCTCATTGGAGTCTGTTCCTTGAGAAAGGACTTTCTGCATCATGTATCAGCTCCAATTCATGACAGGACTTTGACAACAGAACAGAGACAAGCGTGCCCCAGGAACAGGTACAACATACACCTCTGGCCATAATGGAAACGGGTACATCGTCTTTGCTGTCCAGGGCTAATGGCTCTGGTTTTCTTCTCATGGTTCTCCCTCTTTTCTAAGGCCTGCTGTCCATCCATGTCCTCGTCCCCACTTGTAATGGGCAGCAGGACGCAGAGGAGCAGCTGTCCTATGGAGTTTTAGCAGGTCATCGCAGCGATGTGTTTTGCGCACGATCCtgagagagcaggcacagagcGTGCTTCTGGAGCCAGGCATATCCACCTATGTCGTCTGTGGTCTGCAGACTGGACTTTAACCCCCAGGCCAACACATAACGCAGGCGCACTCCAGACTGGCTGGTTCTCATTCTTATGACAAAGAAGTCTGCCTATTCAGTTCTAATTTTTGAACTAAGATCAAACTACATCTTGACAAAAATGTGACGATTACAGATTTGAAGCATAGTTTAATATGTTTAACGTATTTTAGTAAACAGCTTTAGTTTCATCTCTCTTGGTCATTACGACCCATTCCCGAATACTCCTATGCAAGAGCTAGCAGAACACTCTTACGGTTTATGATGGCCCTTGTCACCCAAAATGCTCTGCTCAGATGCCTCATGGTTCTTTTGCcatctttcctttttctgcaccgCAAAAAGAAGGAAGGACGCGAATGGAAAAAAGCTCAGTCGCGGAgtgagagacagggagagagcgaaagagagagcgggagagggAGACAGCGACGGCGACAGACAGAGAGTACAGAGAAGTGCCCAGAGAGGATTTTAGTGTTATGTAAAAGAGCACAGGGTGTCCGTGGCGACTGTGCAGCTGCCGTCCAGCTCAGGCTGGAAGCGGGAGGGAAAAAGACATGGGGAGAGTTGTCCAAAGGCATGGAGATACAGATACTCTGAGCTCTACACTGATAGACAAGACCAAGAACATTAGCCATGACTCATTTTCCACACTCACCATTCCTATGGACTTCTGGCCCGGAAGAGACCCAAGTTCCATGTTACCTCACCATACAGCAAGACAAGCTGTTCTGCAAATACTAAATTTCACATACCCATATACAGCCATGATCGGGTTGGCACACGTATTCGGCTTTTCCTTTCTAGTTTCTCGTAACTATGCTCTAAGCCTACAATAAACAGAATGGTGCCGAATCTGGCAACAGCTTTCCTCCTACGTGGGTGCCAACAGGTAGACACTCTGCTTCTGCAAACATCTTGGACAGGTGAAtccctccaaaaaaaactgGGACAAACAAAGGGATTCCATAAAGCCAACACCCCACGATCAATAAGTGTCTGCTGTTCCTCAGCATGGGACTCTCTTACAAATTTCAGCTGCTGCCACGTGACCGGTGGGACACTGGCAAGACCCAGAacccaaaatacacaaaaactgGAGAATTACACGCCACATGATGTCAGAGCAACTTAACCATTGCAAAAACCTGCAATAACCTACATGCTTTTCTAATATATCATTTACCAGTTTAAGTGGAAAGCTTTTGAAACAGTTCAAAAGCATTGCATTATGACAAtttgctcctgctgctgttagCAGTGGAGAGTGACCAGGGAACCAATCGATGAATGTGGTTCACACTCCAGGCTGTAAACAGGAAGCCTGGCAAGGCAACCATGACCCCCCCACACCATCAGCCCCACTCTGCTCCCTCCCTACCACTGGTGCTTTCTCAATCCTCAGTTCTTTCATCTCATGACAACATGTGATGAAGGGTATATCCACAACCACACACTAACATCCTCTCCTGACCCCCAGCAGGGGCCAGCTTGGCCgccaaacaaaaaagttacCCGTTGCGCAATGCGCAAACCCAACATATACGTCAAAAGTAGATGTCAGTCAATATCAGGGGACACacaatgtgtgattttttttgatgCCCAAGTATAAGGAACCTGTTTCATTCTGCACTTTTGGGACAAATCAGAATGATTCTGTGCAAGGAAATAAACGTGGCCCATaaaaactgggggaaaaagggcagtgtaaataaatcaatgagTTTAGGGAATGTCAAAGTATCACAGGcatgtcacaaggcaccctctTAAAAGTGGATGGGGAAAAGGGGTTGTTTAAACTTTAAGCGGATGGAAAGGGGTTTGCAGTAAAACAAAGCCATCTAAACACAAACGCGACACACAAGAGCGGTGCGTGTCTGTCGTGATCGCGGTCGAGACGTTACAATCGGTTGCAGGAGCTCTGCTCTTACATTCTGCCAGTGAGGAGTGACAGTTAATGGACTGTCTGAGATGCAGAGGGACGGCGGGAAAGCAGTAATTATTAAGAGCGAGGAGACAGTCGCACTCATCATGCTGCGGAGGAGCGACAGCAACAACTTCCTGGTTACTCAACAAGAGCAACTGGAACTCGTACTGAAACACCTTGTGTCGCCGGTGCACGGAAAATCTCGCACTCGCTCGCTCAATATTTTCATGATTAGAGAGAACACTTCCCGTGTCAAACCCGAAGCAATATACGAAACCCTTTCCGTTCGTGCTCTTATGTTTCCGCACTTTTTCCGCGCTCCGATCAACCTGTTCACACTCTCACTCTACAGATGAAAGCGCACTGACTGAGTGCAGCAGCGCTTTACACCTTTTCGCCACAGTATTTCACGGAAAGCGAGAAAAGTGCTTGTTGGCAACAGTGGACGTAAAAACGGGGCCGCGCAAACCGGCTCCCGAAACAAGTTCTTTCAATCAAAGATTCgctgaaaaagaggaaaaaaaaaacaaaaaaacaaacacgtaTCGTGGCAAGAAGAGGAGAAATTATTCGTAGTAATGTGTACAGTCTGTTTGTCTGACAGGACTCGACGTGTCACTTTTTAGATTAAAATCCAAGTTCGGTACGAACGCACcgaggtgcttttttttttttccccctcatcacTTCAGAGCTGCGTCAAAACACGACACGATCGATCCGTCCTCGAAACGCACACGGAGGGGGAGACAAGTTGTGTGCTGAACCACCATTTTTAACACAAAAGTTGTGTGTGAAGTAAAGAAAGAGTGAGCTGTTTTTTTCCGTCATTCTGTTATTTGTGTCATACTGCATTGGAAAAGACACAGGAGCCGGAGTCTCGTGAGAGTGGACCGGGCGGTCGACGTCTTACCTCCCGTGTGTAGTAACGTCAGCTCGCGGCCAGTCCTCTGTACCAAGTTGCCGTTCATGGTGAACACTGGGAAAGAGCACTTGTTCCCTTCGCCGTCCTGCACTGCACTCCACTCTACCGCGTTCCCGTTTAAACTGTTGAAAATCACACGGGCGGAAGCTCGGAGCACATAAATTAACATAAGAGAGCGGAGGCTGTCCGCGTCAACGACCGCCTGCTTCTTCCTAACAGCTCACGAACGCGTCCGCCGTGTAGGAGAGCGCTGCCGTCCGTCTCCTGGAACGGCGTACTGCCGTGAACGGGCGGAGGGCACGGGGCACGAGCCcgagggaggaggagacacGGGCAGAGACCAGGAGGAGAGGGGCGGAGCAGGGAGGAGGGAAGAGGCGGGGCTCAGCCGACGTGCCCGCCAATCCTCCAATGTGCCCGTTCGCAGACTGTGGCCCCCGGCCTCTTCAGCGCGCTCACGGGGCTCCCAATGTGCAGGCGCTTCACATCTCCTTCCCCTATAAACCggcctttattttttaattttcaaccAATTTCAACAAAGTTCGCACTGTTCTCGCTATGTGTCACCACTCACTGCCGTCCTGCCTGCTTATTTATTCTGCTTTAATAAATCCACTTAATCTCTCAGTGGACATCGCGGCGCGGAACGGAGCCTCCTTTCCTGCGTGACTAACATTCACCTCACTGCTTCCCGTAACACTATATCATATACGCCACTCGAGCGACACGTTTCGCTGGTTTAAAAAACGCCAGAAGAAAAACtagtttatttaaatgttgaatttCGGGGGGGGCAATTTTAAAGTGCATCCCTGTCGATAGTTGTTGCCTCGTGGAAACCTCCTTTACTCGCCTGAAAGACCCACAAAAACCGAACAAAATAGTTTCGTGTCACCGTGTGCTAGGATTTAGCGAAACTGACGCGTGgccgttcccccccccctttactcTTGGTGTCCAGCTGATATATTATATGTAGATGTGATGAAACGGGTGTGCAGTGGTGAATAACTATGGAGTTCGGTGTATGTAGCATTATAAGTGGCATTACACAAAGGCGTCAGAGAAACACGAGTTAAtcatctttggagaaaagcggctgctgaatgaataaatgtaaatacagtggtGCTCCTCATCCTGCTGACTGATCCCCAGACTGGTCTGCACAGCACAGCCCGTCTCCGATAGCAACAGCGCTCTATAAATGGAACAGCGCTGCTGAAACTCAGTCAAACGCCACGAAAATGACTCTCCCGCTCCTTTTTAATCCAACCCTTCAAATAAGGCCGACAAAGCATCCGCCAGCTCGTCGCTAACGGAAGAGATGGGTCTTCCCTTCCGCGGTAAATACTACATCATGAGCGGCACCAAAAGAACTaggtttttttggaaaatttcagCTTCGTGAACGCCTACGTTTCTAAATAAGACACCAAAACAGACGCATATTTAGAGCGAGTGGGGTCTTTTTTACGTGGCGTCTGTAAGAGAAGCCTGGGTCGACAGAGACCTGTCCGACCAGGCCGAGCACAGGGGCCACCTCAGAACAGCGCCCCTACCTGGGCCCCGGTGTCACACTGGGCACTGCTTTCCCACTTTCCCGTGGTGTActtcaccatggcaaccaagGTAGAAAAGTTCTGGCCCGAGATACATGTGGTTTGGTCAAACATCTCACTTAGCTTGATGAATGTgagcatcccccccccccggtcccagacaggcttacactgttaaacaaACCCACGTTTCAATCAATGTGGGTTTTAAGACACCGAGTTCAATCTGCACCCCAGTTCTCGGTGTgtatgaatacaaaaaaaaaaaaagcttttgtgcGAAGGAATTTGCGCACACTGCAACGGAGGACAGTCCGAATTACAGCGGCGAGGACTTTGTCTCTACGTAATAAAATATGTGATAGCACTCGTATTCTTCTATTGTTCCACAGTAAATTTTTTGGGAAAATGCGACAAACAGCTATGGTTGCCAACTATCAATTATCAAGCAATGCCATGCAAGTTAGAGGTCACAAATCattaataaaccaaaaaaaaaaaactaaaagtcGGGAAAACTGCCACATATCGCCCTTTGACCCCACGTCAAAGTGGACATTCTCCGTTATAACTCCGGCTTATCGCAGCATTGATGGGGCCTCCCAGCTCTGTGACAGTCCTCCCCACATCTCACCATGCCCTCTAATCTAGAGACATTGTCCTTTGCTCCAGGAAGTCACGTTACTTGTTTCCCCTCTGGCTACATTTAGTTGTCCAGTTAGTTTCTCCAGTAAGAAAGGCTTTACTTCCCTTTCCTGTTTTAAAACAGATTTCAacctaaaaaagtaaaaaaaaacatgtttatacaCATATTAAAACACTGAAGGGGACTGCTATTTTAGAAGGAGACATTATCATGACTGTACAGTAAATCTCCTTGTAAAACCACGCTACACAAGTTTACAGAAAGTACAGATGTGCCGTTTCTCAGTGGCACTAAAACAAGGAAAGCCGTCTTTCCCTCAGTCACGACTCTTCATCTGCTTTTACTAATAATACACTTCCTtcctttttcccctcactcaTCTTTGGTGGCAAAATAAGCCAAATGAGTGTCATCATCCTGACCATCTATTCCGTGTCTGTTGTGAAGCAGAGGATCAACAACAGGATCACATGTCATGCTTGAAAAGCCAGTTGTCTcagtgcaccccccccaccaccaaccCCACCTGCTCCGctcccccactcccccacccaGAGGCCAGACAGTGGCAGAGCAAGACAGAAATGGCCCCCGAGCAGCAGCGAGCCTCACAGTGTAGAGAGGGTGAGGGGGGGgagagcgggggagggggaagtGGAGAGAAGAGACTAGAGGCTGCGCTAATAAGTGGGAGGAGCTCCGCGCAGCCGAGCAGCAGAGCGAGCTGGCAGACCGAAGCGGACGCCTTTATATGGACTGCCCTGTCACGCAGTCGGGTGCCTGCAGGAGCTGCGCAGTCGGCAGTCGGGTGCCTGCAGGAGCTGCGCACACCATGCCAGCTCTACCAAGCGAGCGTGCTTCCGCGGCGCAACAGGTCTGCCAAGCTATCGGAGCGAGGGGACGAGAACGGTGGCTGCGGCAGGCTTTGAGTTCAGGGGTTTGGAGTCGGTGACGGAACCACATCCGGGGTGCCGTGCAAGTTGTGCGCAGCACGAAACGGGGAGGCAGGCCGACACAGGGGACGGATGCAACCCAGTCATAAAGAACCGGGACCAGACTCCCCACCATTACGGTCACATTCGTCCGATACAACTGGTTGACAGTGAAATGTTCCTTCTTGTAAGAAATCAATTTTACACAGGACTTCAGCAGTTTTGGGGTTTtatgtatacacatacatatacttTTCTGTCTTCTCATTTACAGGAGATGAACTGACTGTGATGAAACATGCATTTAAGTCCTTAATATTCCTCTGCAACTAAAACCTTACGATTTTAGTCCATCTGACCCTTTCCAGCTGAAGCAATGTCATATTTGGCTCTTGGATGAATGACCCGCCTTTTGAATTTCTACCATTATTTGCAGCATTGAATATATTGCACTCTTCAGCTACTGCACATTTTCTTATTCGCCCTTTTACATTTTGCGCCTgtccttttttctgttattattaccGTTTCATCTTATGAAGTAAGAAATACACAGGGTGtgggcaaaataaagaaaacgcAACAATAGAACGATATCCAGGACTTAATAAGGAGTAGGCTCACGCTTTGCCTTCAGCTTCAGTCCGTCTTGGAGCGCACTCATACAGATTCTGAACCATGTATACTGAGATATTGCACCAttcatacaaaagaaaagcttcCAGAAGAAGGTGTACATCTCTGCACTCCAGAACTTTCCGTAAAGGTTTAACGATGATTAGATCTGGTGATTGGGGCAGCCACAAAAGGCGTTTGACTTCATCTTGGTGTTCGTGAAAGCACTCTTGAAATTGCTTAGGGTCCACCTGATCCTGTAAAATGTTCTCACGTTCCTTGGCCTTTATACAAGTATGCAGAGCAATTATCAGACCTAATGACTACAAGATGATGCTTATACTATTATAGAAACCAtaccatgtttaacagttggTAACAGATATTATGGgctgaaggcatcctttggcaTTTTCCAAACATAAATCTGTCCAGATGTAGAAAATAGGGTGAAAGACGTCTCATCCGCCTCCAttgctcaggggtccaggttCCGCGCTCCTTAAATCAGGTGGGAGATTTTGTGCGTTGGACTTGAAAACAGTTTCTGAATGGTAGCTctgccataaattccagctttgaGAGGCTCACTATGTACATTTATAGTTGATACTGGGTCACAGAGTTGATTCAGTGCTGTGGTAATTtctgaggctgtacttttgcaGCATTTAGCAGCAttgtgtgtgaaacac encodes the following:
- the LOC108919597 gene encoding SERTA domain-containing protein 2, producing MLGRGVKRKMSEYEASGGLGPLPDLPYPQQRQLVLDLCLNKLQGCHTRAEPSLHRSVLLANTLRHIQEELRREGGDPPAILAPAPPHVATPLHSPDMPPIPPDCGVICSPTGGCWPGLPIAMKEPGLIGGSQVTGLLTCPGCGDSDELSVTSSLSDEEVCGGDLSVDTRSSDSLFGSFEITNSTSYLTDLAFDDIFEDIDTSMYDSSDFSVLALPPARGTGTTTGPEDSLKPFPSCTSTSTLQLCLTDLNDLDHIMEILVGS